A stretch of Paludisphaera borealis DNA encodes these proteins:
- a CDS encoding response regulator transcription factor — MRNDVGATIVLAEDESDLRAVYAECLRRSGHTVWEAADGAEAAAMVHAHNPDLLLLDLWMPILNGLEVLEQIRGDRGAVGLKVVMLTHQRDADTRLEGFALGASAYWTKDISLLELSSKIESLLDSPPT; from the coding sequence ATGAGAAACGACGTGGGTGCGACCATCGTACTGGCCGAAGACGAGTCCGACCTCCGCGCGGTGTACGCCGAGTGCCTCAGGCGATCGGGCCACACGGTCTGGGAAGCCGCCGACGGCGCGGAGGCGGCGGCGATGGTCCACGCGCACAATCCCGACTTGCTGCTCCTGGACCTCTGGATGCCGATCCTCAACGGCCTGGAAGTTCTCGAGCAGATTCGCGGAGATCGCGGCGCCGTCGGCCTGAAGGTCGTCATGCTCACCCACCAGCGCGACGCCGACACCCGGCTCGAAGGATTCGCCCTGGGCGCATCGGCGTACTGGACGAAGGATATCTCCCTGCTGGAGCTTTCCTCGAAAATCGAGTCGTTGCTGGATTCGCCCCCAACCTAA
- a CDS encoding vWA domain-containing protein has translation MRLSHRSTVALGLVLLVAAGGLAAQDAPASKPAPPPAKSKAQPAPGGKTAKAKEKDKTRPQDKDKAKPKSDPSGETRVLTKAEAEARRRSPFLLPPGASPGDPQPGYEVDDARDEPPWRQAAFFGIRARGRFFIYVVDQSGSMIDDDRLTRATIELRRSVFALQSPQQFEVIFYNDETTTMPGGPIPRPADQHNKDLLTAWLRLIDPDGETSPRRAIKQALALRPDAVFLLSDGEFPDGTVEAVAGANTRNIPIHCIDLAGGLAGDHLQRIAHDSGGRYASRPGNLQGGGVPAR, from the coding sequence ATGCGGCTGTCACATCGAAGCACCGTCGCGCTCGGGCTTGTCTTGCTGGTCGCGGCCGGCGGCCTCGCGGCTCAAGACGCGCCCGCCTCGAAACCCGCGCCGCCGCCGGCCAAGTCGAAAGCCCAGCCCGCGCCCGGCGGCAAGACGGCCAAAGCCAAGGAAAAAGACAAGACCAGGCCCCAGGACAAGGACAAGGCCAAGCCCAAAAGCGACCCGAGCGGAGAAACCCGGGTTCTCACCAAGGCCGAGGCCGAAGCGCGGCGGCGGAGCCCGTTCTTGCTGCCCCCCGGCGCGTCTCCCGGCGACCCGCAACCCGGCTACGAGGTCGACGACGCGCGCGACGAGCCCCCCTGGCGGCAGGCGGCGTTCTTCGGCATCCGGGCGCGCGGGCGGTTCTTCATCTACGTCGTCGACCAGTCGGGGAGCATGATCGACGACGACCGGCTGACGCGCGCCACGATCGAGCTGAGGCGAAGCGTCTTCGCGCTCCAGAGCCCGCAACAGTTCGAGGTCATCTTCTACAACGACGAGACGACGACCATGCCCGGCGGCCCGATCCCCCGCCCCGCCGACCAGCACAACAAGGACCTGCTGACCGCCTGGCTGCGGCTGATCGACCCTGACGGCGAAACCAGCCCGCGACGCGCGATCAAGCAGGCGCTCGCACTGCGGCCGGACGCCGTGTTCCTGCTCTCCGACGGCGAGTTCCCCGACGGGACCGTCGAGGCTGTCGCGGGCGCCAACACCCGCAACATACCGATCCACTGCATCGACCTGGCCGGCGGCCTGGCCGGCGACCACCTCCAGCGCATCGCCCACGACAGCGGCGGCCGGTACGCCTCGCGCCCCGGAAACCTCCAGGGCGGCGGCGTCCCGGCCCGCTGA
- a CDS encoding transcription initiation protein, which yields MAKYLISFPSAAMNVPDSEWEAVGRDSHAVIREAKEAGVYVFGGGIDETVPPVLVSANGSVAEGGYPWAPPLNGGFTVLELPSSKEAIAWAARIAKACRCDQELRVFGFDPES from the coding sequence ATGGCAAAGTATCTAATTTCATTCCCCAGTGCTGCAATGAATGTACCCGACAGTGAGTGGGAGGCGGTGGGTCGAGACTCTCATGCCGTGATACGCGAGGCGAAGGAAGCGGGCGTCTACGTTTTCGGCGGTGGTATTGATGAAACAGTACCGCCTGTTCTAGTTTCGGCCAATGGCTCAGTCGCTGAGGGAGGCTACCCGTGGGCGCCTCCGCTCAATGGTGGATTCACTGTACTTGAGCTGCCTTCAAGTAAGGAGGCCATCGCATGGGCCGCACGTATCGCGAAAGCGTGTCGCTGTGATCAGGAGCTTCGAGTATTCGGGTTTGATCCAGAGTCGTGA
- a CDS encoding response regulator yields the protein MASLTTVQAARVLIVDDNRDTADTTAMLLRIQGYDVAVAYDGRSAISTAKRYDPDVVLLDLSLPDIDGYAVAESLQKDGMNRASFIALSGHGPDDRSWEQRHFVDYLVKPVEHETLVSLLLRVQAQKQV from the coding sequence ATGGCAAGTCTCACTACGGTTCAGGCTGCGCGCGTCTTGATCGTCGACGACAACCGCGACACCGCCGATACGACGGCGATGCTCCTCAGGATTCAGGGATACGACGTCGCGGTCGCCTACGACGGCCGGTCGGCCATCAGCACGGCCAAGCGGTACGACCCCGACGTCGTGCTCCTCGACCTTTCGCTGCCCGACATCGACGGTTACGCCGTCGCCGAGAGCCTCCAGAAAGACGGCATGAACCGGGCTTCGTTCATCGCCCTCTCCGGACACGGGCCCGACGACCGCTCGTGGGAGCAACGGCACTTCGTCGATTACCTGGTGAAGCCCGTGGAACATGAAACCCTGGTCTCCCTGCTCCTGCGCGTCCAGGCTCAGAAGCAGGTGTGA
- a CDS encoding transposase, whose amino-acid sequence MPCFHSACWEWDDLGIVLATLILTHLVPGGVVWVAVDDTLCHKRGAKVAFGGIFLDAVMSSKGHKTFRFGLNWVVLGIALPIPMRADRYYCLPVHWRLFCKKGQPEYQTRPQSAAALARKLAQANPERTFWLVGDSAYVNAAVLRDRPANLQVIGPLHWKAALYERSAPRQLKQRGTLRKKGDRLPNPKAMIEDTTTYPAELLTIDFPKGAREFRVQVIRDMLWYKGSKTDPVMVVLVRDPLGQWRVEALVSTDTTVSAGFVILGYCRRWSVELASFDSKQFLGLHDPRVRSERSVERAHPMAWFVGSLTILWYCVKGHEGSHVERERPWYEDRVMPTFTDMLGALRLQMWEFKVYGESGEELPSPECIRKLLHKLSAVA is encoded by the coding sequence ATGCCGTGTTTCCACTCCGCATGCTGGGAGTGGGACGACCTGGGGATCGTCCTGGCCACGCTGATCCTCACCCATCTGGTCCCCGGCGGTGTCGTCTGGGTGGCCGTCGACGACACGCTCTGTCACAAGCGCGGCGCCAAGGTCGCCTTCGGCGGGATCTTCCTCGACGCCGTGATGTCGTCGAAGGGGCACAAGACCTTCCGGTTCGGCCTCAACTGGGTTGTGCTCGGCATCGCCTTGCCGATCCCGATGCGCGCCGATCGCTACTACTGCCTGCCGGTGCACTGGCGGCTCTTCTGCAAGAAGGGCCAGCCGGAATACCAGACCCGCCCCCAGTCGGCCGCGGCGCTGGCGCGGAAGTTGGCCCAGGCCAATCCCGAGCGGACCTTCTGGCTGGTCGGCGACAGTGCCTACGTCAACGCGGCCGTGCTGCGGGATCGGCCTGCGAACCTCCAGGTCATCGGGCCGCTGCACTGGAAGGCCGCGCTGTACGAGCGGTCCGCCCCGCGACAGCTCAAGCAGAGGGGCACCTTGCGCAAGAAGGGGGATCGCCTCCCGAACCCCAAGGCGATGATCGAGGACACCACGACCTACCCGGCGGAACTCCTGACGATCGACTTCCCGAAGGGGGCACGCGAGTTTCGGGTGCAGGTGATCCGTGACATGCTCTGGTACAAGGGGAGCAAGACCGATCCGGTGATGGTGGTGCTGGTCCGCGACCCGCTGGGCCAATGGCGCGTCGAGGCGTTGGTGTCGACGGACACGACGGTCTCGGCAGGTTTCGTGATCCTGGGATACTGCCGAAGATGGAGTGTGGAACTGGCGTCCTTCGACAGCAAGCAGTTCCTCGGGCTGCACGATCCGCGGGTGCGGAGCGAGCGGAGCGTGGAGCGGGCGCACCCGATGGCGTGGTTCGTGGGATCGCTGACGATCCTGTGGTACTGCGTGAAGGGTCATGAGGGATCCCACGTCGAACGGGAACGTCCGTGGTACGAGGACCGAGTGATGCCGACGTTCACGGACATGCTGGGTGCGTTACGCTTGCAGATGTGGGAATTCAAAGTTTACGGAGAGTCCGGCGAGGAGCTACCCTCACCAGAATGCATCAGGAAACTACTCCACAAGCTATCAGCCGTGGCCTGA
- a CDS encoding putative quinol monooxygenase produces MLVVLVHVHVKTELVDAFQAACVENARNSLLEPGVARFDVLQQQDDSTNFTLVEIYRSPEAPAAHKQTAHYKKWAEAVADMMAAPRYSVKYANVFPEDESL; encoded by the coding sequence ATGCTCGTTGTGCTCGTTCATGTTCACGTGAAGACCGAACTGGTCGACGCGTTCCAGGCGGCTTGCGTCGAGAACGCGCGGAACAGCCTTTTAGAGCCGGGTGTGGCTCGGTTCGACGTTCTGCAACAGCAGGACGATTCCACGAACTTCACGCTGGTCGAGATTTACCGATCGCCCGAGGCACCCGCCGCGCACAAGCAGACGGCCCACTACAAGAAGTGGGCCGAGGCGGTCGCCGACATGATGGCCGCGCCGCGGTACAGCGTGAAGTACGCCAACGTCTTTCCCGAAGACGAATCGCTATGA
- a CDS encoding CocE/NonD family hydrolase, with the protein MHTFLMKSVVVGVVVFAAAGEGRAQAVGPGVANRPAEYGVAVERNTMVVVHDGVRLAVDVYRPERDGKPAEGRFPTLLTRTPYDKKGVAGEGAYYAARGYVVVANDTRGRYASEGTWRGLADDPQDGYDVVEWIASQPWSDGKVGTFGTSYPGGTQHALAEMNPPHLTTMVPVDALSNCGVSGMRHGGAFELRFVNWIFQIGAPNSKAALARPALRQALVENGMRIQQHVDSLPVRPGLTPLKVVPEYEAWLVEALRSGPEAAFWHAKGMSVVDHVADYRDVPVLHLTGWYDSWTRQVTMNYEALAKAKKSPQRLTIGPWTHGAQGSNVAGEVEFTKDAAIDLSAYRLRWYDRWMKDAGNGVENDPPVMLYIMGTGDDRRSPAGRLQHGGYWRAEREWPLARVRPTSFYLNKDGSLMTTPSAEVASSTTYTFDPLHPTPTIGGNISSSQGLMAAGGYDQRRRDDTFPLGPKLPLSERRDVLVYRTPPLEADVEVVGTVEVKLWVGSTAPDTDFTAKLIDEIPPNDDYPLGFDLNIGDSILRTRYREGNDHQAACLKPGEVAPIVITLYPTANVFKRGHRIRLDVSSSNYPRFDVNPNTADPLGDYRRTVAADNTVHHDAGRPSQVILPIVPRP; encoded by the coding sequence ATGCATACATTCCTGATGAAGTCGGTCGTCGTCGGAGTCGTCGTCTTCGCCGCCGCCGGCGAGGGCCGGGCGCAGGCGGTGGGGCCGGGCGTGGCGAATCGGCCGGCCGAGTACGGCGTCGCGGTCGAGCGGAACACGATGGTCGTCGTTCACGACGGCGTCCGCCTCGCGGTGGACGTTTACCGGCCCGAGCGCGACGGCAAGCCGGCGGAAGGGCGGTTTCCGACGCTGTTGACCCGAACTCCCTACGACAAAAAAGGCGTCGCGGGCGAGGGGGCGTATTACGCCGCGCGCGGCTACGTCGTCGTGGCCAACGACACGCGCGGGCGGTACGCCAGCGAAGGGACCTGGCGCGGGCTGGCCGACGATCCCCAGGACGGTTACGACGTCGTCGAGTGGATCGCCTCGCAGCCGTGGTCCGACGGCAAGGTCGGGACGTTCGGGACGAGCTATCCGGGAGGGACGCAGCACGCGCTCGCCGAGATGAACCCGCCCCACCTGACGACGATGGTCCCGGTCGACGCCCTGTCCAACTGCGGCGTCAGCGGCATGCGGCACGGAGGAGCGTTCGAGCTTCGGTTCGTGAACTGGATCTTCCAGATCGGCGCGCCTAACAGCAAGGCGGCCCTCGCCCGGCCCGCGCTGCGGCAGGCGCTCGTCGAGAACGGCATGCGGATTCAGCAGCACGTCGACAGCCTGCCGGTCCGCCCCGGCCTGACGCCCCTCAAGGTGGTCCCCGAATACGAAGCCTGGCTGGTCGAGGCGCTTCGGAGTGGTCCCGAGGCGGCGTTCTGGCACGCCAAGGGGATGTCGGTCGTCGACCACGTCGCCGATTACCGCGACGTGCCCGTCTTGCACCTGACCGGCTGGTACGACTCGTGGACCCGGCAGGTGACGATGAACTACGAGGCGCTCGCGAAGGCCAAGAAGTCGCCTCAGCGGCTGACCATCGGCCCGTGGACCCACGGGGCGCAAGGATCGAACGTCGCGGGCGAGGTCGAGTTCACGAAGGACGCGGCCATCGACCTCTCGGCCTATCGCCTGCGGTGGTACGACCGCTGGATGAAAGACGCGGGCAACGGAGTCGAGAACGATCCGCCGGTGATGCTCTACATCATGGGGACCGGCGACGACCGCCGCTCACCCGCCGGCCGGCTCCAGCACGGGGGCTACTGGCGGGCTGAACGCGAGTGGCCCCTGGCCCGAGTTCGTCCCACGTCGTTCTACCTGAATAAGGACGGTTCGCTGATGACGACCCCCTCCGCCGAGGTCGCGAGCAGCACGACGTACACGTTCGACCCGCTGCATCCGACGCCGACGATCGGCGGCAACATCTCGTCGAGCCAGGGCCTGATGGCGGCCGGCGGTTACGATCAGCGGAGGCGTGACGACACGTTCCCGCTCGGCCCGAAGCTGCCGCTCTCGGAGCGTCGCGACGTGCTGGTCTATCGGACGCCCCCCCTGGAGGCGGACGTCGAGGTCGTGGGGACGGTCGAGGTCAAGCTCTGGGTCGGCTCGACCGCCCCGGACACCGACTTCACCGCCAAGCTGATCGACGAGATTCCGCCCAACGACGATTATCCGCTGGGCTTCGACCTGAACATCGGCGACTCGATCTTGCGGACGCGGTACCGCGAGGGGAACGACCACCAGGCGGCCTGCCTCAAGCCCGGCGAGGTCGCGCCGATCGTAATCACGCTCTATCCCACGGCCAACGTCTTCAAGCGCGGGCACCGCATCCGGCTCGACGTGTCGAGCAGCAACTACCCGCGGTTCGACGTCAACCCGAACACCGCCGACCCGCTAGGCGACTACCGCCGGACCGTCGCCGCCGACAACACGGTCCACCACGACGCCGGCCGGCCGTCGCAAGTGATCCTCCCGATCGTGCCGAGACCGTAG
- a CDS encoding iron-containing alcohol dehydrogenase produces the protein MKFEFAAAGRVVFGWGTFEQVPALAKEFGRAAMLVLGRSGRHGDALATGLEAVGIRTVRFQVGGEPAVAMVDEAVARARSEGCNLVIAVGGGSVIDAGKAVAGMVNQSGTVLDHLEVVGGGKPLDAPVLPFLAVATTAGTGAEVTRNAVLDVPEHKVKVSLRSVHLLPRVAVVDPELTLSTPPEITAYTGMDALTQLIEPFVSHAANPLTDGLCREGIGLAARSLAAAYRDGRNRPARENMAVAALFGGLALANAKLGAVHGLAGVLGGAFGRPHGAICARLLPFVMDANIQTLEKERADDRALIRYTEVARILTGDPKADAREGVAWVQTLCEELKIPPLAIGSLGSAGSAAIIAGAQRASSMQGNPVKLTDGRLLEILERAD, from the coding sequence ATGAAATTCGAGTTCGCCGCCGCCGGCCGCGTCGTCTTCGGATGGGGGACGTTCGAGCAAGTCCCCGCGCTCGCGAAGGAGTTCGGCCGCGCGGCGATGCTGGTGCTGGGGCGCAGCGGCCGGCACGGCGACGCGCTGGCGACGGGTCTGGAGGCTGTCGGGATTCGCACCGTCCGCTTCCAGGTCGGCGGCGAGCCCGCGGTCGCGATGGTCGACGAGGCCGTCGCGCGGGCGCGCTCGGAAGGCTGCAACCTGGTGATCGCCGTCGGCGGCGGCAGCGTGATCGACGCGGGCAAGGCCGTGGCGGGCATGGTGAACCAGTCCGGAACCGTCCTCGACCATCTGGAAGTCGTGGGGGGAGGCAAGCCGCTCGACGCGCCCGTCCTGCCGTTCCTGGCGGTCGCCACGACGGCCGGCACCGGGGCCGAGGTGACGCGCAACGCGGTCCTCGACGTACCCGAGCACAAGGTGAAGGTCAGCCTGCGGAGCGTGCATCTGCTGCCCCGCGTCGCCGTAGTCGACCCCGAGCTGACGCTCTCGACGCCCCCCGAGATCACGGCTTACACCGGAATGGACGCCCTGACGCAACTGATCGAGCCGTTCGTCAGCCACGCAGCCAACCCGCTCACCGACGGCCTCTGCCGCGAGGGGATCGGCCTCGCCGCCCGGTCGCTGGCGGCGGCCTACCGCGACGGCCGCAACCGTCCGGCGCGCGAGAACATGGCGGTCGCGGCCCTGTTCGGCGGGCTCGCCCTGGCCAACGCCAAGCTCGGTGCCGTGCACGGCCTGGCCGGCGTGCTTGGAGGTGCCTTCGGCCGTCCCCACGGCGCGATCTGCGCCCGCCTCCTCCCCTTCGTCATGGACGCCAATATCCAGACGCTCGAAAAAGAGCGCGCGGACGATCGGGCCCTGATCCGTTATACCGAGGTGGCGCGAATTCTGACCGGCGACCCGAAGGCCGACGCCCGGGAAGGCGTCGCCTGGGTTCAAACGCTCTGCGAGGAGCTGAAAATCCCCCCGCTTGCCATCGGCTCGCTCGGCTCGGCCGGCTCCGCCGCGATCATCGCGGGCGCCCAGCGCGCCAGCAGCATGCAGGGCAATCCGGTCAAACTGACCGACGGGCGGCTTCTCGAAATCCTCGAACGGGCCGATTGA
- a CDS encoding CoA-acylating methylmalonate-semialdehyde dehydrogenase, translated as MSTTAAPDRSPATPSRPASALNLIGGSWVEGHGNTSRDIYNPADKAEMLAPVREAAPEQVDEACAAAARAFPGWRATPAPDRAHVLFKFRGLLEKNFSDVAHSIVRENGKLLSEARGSLRRGLDVVDFACGIPSQMMGQTLTDVSRDVDCLTFREPMGVVVGIPPFNFPALIPLWMMSVAVACGNTFLLKPAEKAPLTGTRLVELFTDAGLPSGVVGVVQGSKEVSERLIANPHVQAVSFVGTSAVAESVYRTAAAHGKRVQAHGGAKNHLLVLPDADLERILPDLIGSCFGSAGQRCLAGSVLVAIGDRARQDAVVDAFIRAAGELKLGDGLDDTATLCPVVNPEQEKRIRAAIERGMAEGARLRLDGRSQTVPHRPRGCFIGPTVFDDVTPEMFVGREEIFGPVVSLMRAPDLDAAITLTNRSRYGNTACLFTQSGAAARTFRERIQAGMIGINVGVPAPMGFFPFGGWKNSIYGYLNTQGADAVAFYTRKKVITERWFGSEGPMDGWV; from the coding sequence ATGAGCACCACTGCCGCCCCTGATCGGTCGCCTGCAACCCCCTCGCGTCCGGCTTCCGCGCTGAATCTGATCGGCGGAAGCTGGGTCGAGGGCCATGGGAACACGAGCCGCGACATCTACAATCCGGCGGACAAGGCCGAGATGCTGGCACCGGTGCGCGAGGCCGCGCCGGAGCAGGTGGACGAGGCATGCGCCGCCGCCGCCCGAGCCTTCCCCGGCTGGCGCGCCACTCCGGCGCCGGATCGGGCCCACGTCCTGTTCAAGTTCCGAGGGCTGCTGGAGAAGAACTTCTCGGACGTGGCGCACAGCATCGTCCGCGAAAACGGCAAGCTGTTGAGCGAGGCGCGCGGCTCGCTGCGGCGCGGGCTCGACGTCGTCGACTTCGCCTGCGGCATTCCCTCCCAGATGATGGGGCAGACTCTGACCGACGTTTCGCGGGATGTCGACTGCCTCACCTTCCGCGAACCCATGGGCGTGGTGGTCGGCATTCCGCCGTTCAATTTCCCGGCCTTGATTCCGCTATGGATGATGTCGGTCGCCGTCGCCTGCGGGAACACATTCCTCCTCAAGCCCGCCGAGAAGGCGCCGCTCACCGGCACCCGACTCGTGGAGCTGTTCACTGATGCCGGCTTGCCGTCGGGCGTCGTCGGCGTGGTGCAGGGGAGCAAGGAAGTAAGCGAACGGCTCATCGCCAACCCGCATGTCCAGGCGGTTTCCTTCGTCGGCACGTCGGCAGTGGCGGAATCGGTCTACCGGACCGCGGCGGCTCACGGCAAGCGTGTCCAGGCGCACGGCGGAGCGAAGAACCATCTGCTCGTCCTGCCCGACGCCGACCTGGAGCGCATCCTGCCCGACCTGATCGGATCGTGCTTCGGCTCTGCGGGACAGCGCTGTCTTGCCGGGAGCGTGCTGGTGGCGATCGGCGATCGAGCGCGACAGGACGCCGTCGTAGACGCCTTCATCCGCGCGGCGGGTGAACTCAAGCTGGGAGACGGCCTGGACGACACCGCGACGCTCTGTCCCGTTGTGAACCCGGAGCAGGAAAAGCGGATCCGGGCCGCGATCGAGCGCGGGATGGCGGAAGGAGCCCGGCTTCGCCTCGACGGCCGTTCCCAAACCGTACCCCACAGGCCGCGGGGTTGCTTCATCGGGCCGACGGTCTTCGACGACGTGACACCGGAGATGTTCGTCGGCCGGGAGGAGATTTTCGGCCCGGTGGTGAGCCTGATGCGCGCCCCGGACCTGGACGCGGCGATCACGTTGACGAACCGCAGCCGATACGGCAACACGGCTTGCCTTTTCACGCAATCCGGGGCGGCGGCCCGCACCTTCCGCGAACGTATCCAGGCCGGGATGATCGGCATCAATGTCGGCGTGCCGGCGCCGATGGGGTTCTTTCCGTTCGGCGGCTGGAAGAACTCAATCTACGGTTATCTCAATACGCAGGGCGCTGACGCCGTCGCTTTCTACACGCGGAAGAAAGTGATCACGGAACGCTGGTTCGGTTCCGAGGGGCCTATGGATGGATGGGTTTGA
- a CDS encoding LuxR C-terminal-related transcriptional regulator yields MAGGVDHKRRAHRSYKPAVEAMEVLRLLSGAAATATFPAVAAEHHMLVDSGLAAPTLDSPAVTDHAWDAALHDAGLDGLLSVRASSYTAEPSIVPRADAESTASGLLQLNKYLNRSWYRAAIPLQAHEDCSQAVYATLLQQLGRPRFDALLSDVGRGGVKEVFSRETTEGLDFFRAVDMVKKRAQRERVFQSIDSVDVAGSSSDLETRSWRDSLQEAIDRSLTAREASLIYETLKGKTPAEIALHWGVAPKTVSNEKTRVIQKLRDVLQTQAAD; encoded by the coding sequence TTGGCGGGAGGCGTTGACCACAAGCGACGAGCGCACCGATCGTACAAGCCGGCCGTCGAGGCGATGGAGGTCTTGCGCCTGCTCTCGGGCGCGGCGGCCACGGCGACGTTCCCGGCGGTGGCGGCCGAGCACCACATGCTGGTCGATTCCGGCCTGGCCGCGCCGACGCTCGATTCGCCCGCCGTCACCGATCACGCCTGGGACGCGGCGCTTCACGACGCCGGGCTCGACGGCCTGCTCTCGGTTCGCGCATCCTCCTACACCGCCGAGCCGTCGATCGTCCCGAGGGCCGACGCCGAGTCGACGGCCTCGGGTCTGTTGCAGCTCAACAAGTACCTCAACCGCTCGTGGTATCGCGCGGCCATCCCGCTCCAGGCTCACGAAGACTGCTCTCAGGCCGTCTACGCCACGTTGCTCCAGCAGCTCGGCCGTCCCCGGTTCGACGCCCTGCTCAGCGACGTCGGCCGTGGGGGGGTCAAGGAGGTCTTCTCACGCGAGACGACTGAAGGGCTCGATTTCTTCCGCGCCGTCGACATGGTGAAGAAACGGGCCCAGCGCGAGCGGGTCTTCCAGTCGATCGATTCGGTCGACGTCGCCGGCTCGTCCAGCGACCTCGAAACGCGATCCTGGCGCGACTCGCTCCAGGAGGCCATCGACCGCTCGCTCACCGCTCGCGAAGCCTCTCTGATCTACGAGACCCTCAAAGGCAAAACCCCCGCCGAGATCGCCCTTCACTGGGGAGTCGCCCCCAAGACCGTCAGCAATGAGAAGACGCGCGTCATCCAGAAGCTGCGCGACGTCCTCCAGACCCAGGCCGCCGACTGA
- a CDS encoding sulfatase encodes MLGLFPALAAALACVTPAASGPTTASDRPPNVLFIAIDDLNDWVGCLGGHPQVKTPNIDALARRGTVFTNAHCQAPLCNPSRTSLLTGLRPSTTGVYGLLPGLRSVAALKDRRTLPQAFAERGYSTFCSGKIFHDGAIDWDHRHDEFQTWEERGPMPFPAKKLVETPEPNRALDWGVFPETDDSQADRKIADAAIARLGALPADKPFFVAAGFRLPHVPCFASQKWFDLYPEETLELPPVKDDDRDDVPPFAWYLHWKLPEPRLSWLRKAHQWRNLVRSYLATVSYMDSEVGRLLDALKASGKQDETLVVLWSDHGWHLGEKGVTGKNTLWERSTRVPLVFAGPGVAAGARCAEAVELLDLYPTFIDLVGLPPIEGLEGHSLVPQLKDANAPRAWPAITTSNQGNHAVRAKDWRYIRYADGSEELYDHRDDPNEWTNLAKSPAHAATLRELARWLPTQNAPAVPGSALRLLTRENGVWTWEGKPIVADQLER; translated from the coding sequence ATGCTCGGACTTTTCCCCGCCCTAGCGGCCGCCCTGGCCTGCGTGACGCCCGCCGCCTCTGGACCGACGACGGCGTCGGATCGACCGCCGAACGTCCTCTTCATCGCGATCGACGACCTCAACGACTGGGTCGGCTGTCTCGGCGGCCACCCGCAAGTCAAGACGCCGAACATCGACGCGCTGGCCCGCCGCGGGACCGTCTTCACCAACGCCCATTGCCAGGCGCCGCTCTGCAACCCGTCGCGAACCAGTCTGCTCACCGGCCTGCGGCCGTCGACCACCGGCGTCTACGGGCTCTTGCCGGGTCTTCGCAGCGTCGCCGCCCTCAAGGACCGCCGCACGCTGCCCCAGGCGTTCGCGGAGCGCGGCTACTCGACGTTCTGCTCGGGAAAGATCTTCCACGACGGCGCGATCGACTGGGACCACCGCCACGACGAGTTCCAGACCTGGGAAGAACGCGGGCCGATGCCCTTTCCGGCCAAGAAGCTCGTCGAAACCCCCGAACCGAACCGCGCCCTCGACTGGGGCGTCTTCCCCGAGACCGACGATTCCCAGGCCGACCGCAAGATCGCCGACGCCGCGATCGCGCGGCTCGGGGCGCTTCCCGCCGACAAGCCGTTCTTCGTCGCCGCCGGCTTCCGGCTTCCCCACGTCCCCTGCTTCGCTTCCCAAAAATGGTTCGACCTCTACCCGGAGGAAACCCTCGAACTGCCGCCGGTGAAGGACGACGACCGCGACGACGTGCCGCCGTTCGCCTGGTATCTCCACTGGAAGCTTCCCGAGCCTCGGCTGTCGTGGCTCCGCAAGGCCCACCAATGGCGGAACCTCGTCCGATCGTACCTCGCCACGGTCAGCTACATGGACTCGGAGGTCGGCCGCCTGCTCGACGCCCTGAAGGCGTCCGGGAAGCAGGACGAAACCCTGGTCGTGCTCTGGTCGGATCACGGCTGGCATCTCGGCGAGAAGGGCGTCACCGGCAAGAACACCCTCTGGGAGCGTTCGACCCGGGTGCCGCTGGTTTTCGCCGGGCCGGGCGTCGCCGCCGGCGCGCGGTGCGCCGAGGCCGTCGAGCTGCTGGATCTCTACCCGACCTTCATCGACCTCGTCGGTCTGCCGCCGATCGAGGGGCTGGAAGGGCACAGCCTCGTTCCCCAATTGAAGGACGCGAACGCCCCGCGCGCCTGGCCGGCGATCACCACGTCCAACCAGGGGAACCACGCCGTCCGCGCCAAGGACTGGCGCTACATCCGTTACGCCGACGGCTCCGAGGAGCTTTACGACCACCGCGACGACCCCAACGAGTGGACCAACCTGGCCAAGTCGCCGGCCCATGCCGCGACTCTCCGGGAACTCGCCCGATGGCTTCCCACTCAGAACGCCCCGGCCGTCCCCGGGAGCGCCCTCCGGCTCCTGACCCGGGAGAACGGCGTCTGGACGTGGGAAGGCAAACCCATCGTCGCCGATCAGCTCGAACGATGA